One Chromobacterium paludis genomic window carries:
- a CDS encoding TldD/PmbA family protein, giving the protein MLDTIRQRFRALQPQADFCSLRYVEEDSERLSVRQGRQQPLTRRQDRGVMITVLDQGGYGYAATADLSEAGLRAAFERARGWARATAGHGVFDYRQIQMPKPQGRYQGAGSEAAQEWPRAALLDLLLSESAAAKGEDGRVVDWSAGLWRQDVRQLYLTSAGGEAEQHMRALTPSLAVTVFDKGLVQTRSLGGQYGGLGRQGGMELIAQAGLRGAGRRVADEALQLLYAPNCPSSQMDLLLMPEQMMLQIHESIGHPLELDRILGDERNYAGTSFVTPDMFGSYRYGSNLLNVTFDPLQRQELASYGWDDDGKPAEKVWLIQDGILQRPLGGDISSARARLNGFALDSVANSRACNWNRAPIDRMANLNVEPGDQTFEQLVAGIGRGVLMQTNVSWSIDDSRNKFQFGCEWGQLIENGELKGVVRNPNYRGISASFWRSLKAVGDESTFNVMGTPYCGKGEPNQVVRVGHASPACVFGEVDVFGGAA; this is encoded by the coding sequence ATGTTGGATACCATCAGACAGCGCTTCCGGGCGCTGCAGCCGCAGGCGGATTTCTGCTCCCTGCGTTACGTGGAGGAGGACAGCGAGCGCCTGAGCGTGCGCCAGGGCCGCCAGCAGCCGCTGACCCGCCGGCAGGATCGCGGCGTCATGATCACCGTGCTGGATCAGGGCGGCTATGGCTACGCCGCCACGGCGGATCTGAGCGAGGCTGGGCTGCGCGCCGCCTTCGAGCGCGCCCGCGGCTGGGCGCGCGCCACCGCCGGCCATGGCGTGTTCGATTACCGGCAAATTCAGATGCCCAAGCCGCAGGGCCGTTACCAGGGCGCGGGCAGCGAGGCGGCGCAAGAATGGCCGCGCGCCGCGCTGCTGGACTTGTTGCTAAGCGAGTCCGCCGCCGCCAAGGGCGAGGATGGCCGCGTGGTGGACTGGTCGGCCGGCTTGTGGCGGCAGGATGTGCGCCAGCTTTATTTGACTTCGGCCGGCGGCGAGGCCGAGCAGCACATGCGCGCGCTGACGCCGTCCTTGGCGGTGACGGTTTTCGACAAGGGCCTGGTGCAGACGCGCAGCCTTGGCGGCCAGTACGGCGGCCTGGGGCGGCAGGGCGGCATGGAGTTGATCGCGCAGGCCGGCCTGCGCGGGGCGGGCCGCCGCGTGGCGGATGAGGCGCTGCAGCTGCTGTATGCGCCCAACTGCCCCAGCAGCCAGATGGACCTATTGCTGATGCCGGAGCAGATGATGCTGCAAATCCACGAGAGCATCGGCCACCCGCTGGAGCTGGATCGCATCCTGGGCGACGAGCGCAATTACGCCGGCACCAGCTTCGTCACCCCGGACATGTTCGGCAGCTATCGCTACGGCTCCAACCTGCTCAATGTCACCTTCGACCCCTTGCAGCGCCAGGAATTGGCCAGCTATGGCTGGGACGATGACGGCAAGCCGGCGGAAAAAGTCTGGCTGATCCAGGACGGCATCCTGCAGCGCCCGCTGGGCGGCGACATCTCGTCCGCGCGCGCCAGGCTGAACGGCTTCGCGCTGGACAGCGTGGCCAATAGCCGCGCCTGCAACTGGAACCGCGCGCCGATAGACCGCATGGCCAACCTCAATGTGGAGCCGGGCGACCAGACCTTCGAGCAGCTAGTGGCCGGCATCGGGCGCGGCGTGCTGATGCAGACCAATGTCAGCTGGTCCATCGACGATTCGCGCAACAAGTTCCAGTTCGGCTGCGAATGGGGCCAGTTGATAGAAAACGGCGAATTGAAGGGCGTGGTGCGCAACCCCAACTACCGCGGCATTTCCGCCAGCTTTTGGCGCTCGCTTAAGGCGGTGGGGGACGAGAGCACCTTCAATGTGATGGGCACGCCGTACTGCGGCAAGGGCGAGCCTAACCAGGTGGTGCGGGTGGGCCATGCCTCGCCGGCCTGCGTGTTCGGCGAGGTGGACGTATTTGGAGGAGCGGCATGA
- a CDS encoding TldD/PmbA family protein — MMRAHLQRLAAALSGLLRQGEGYTLWLEAERSDFIRFNHGKVRQSGRVEQAYLDLRLIHGQRQATQQLSLSGDDDDLALLEAALPELRAALEQVQDDPFLLLNEQPQSSERVAEHALPSAEAMVADILAAAEGHDLVGILACGEMSFGFANHLGQFNWQQGESWHFDWSLYSHGDKAVKRSQAGTAWDAAALKRSIAEAAEQLALLKLPVKALAPGEYRAYFTPSALGGLLNMLNWGGVSEKEVRSKRSSLFKLAEGEVQLSPLVNLAEAGGEGLSPLFQSEGFIRPERVELIVEGKHGGSLISPRSAREFGLTPNAGNMEFSESMQLAAGELPSDEALQALGTGVYLSNLWYLNFSDRAACRITGMTRFACFWVEDGKIVAPLGVMRFDDSLFSLLGEQLEALTAERELLVDAGSYGGRATMSKLLPGALVRALKFSL; from the coding sequence ATGATGCGCGCGCATTTGCAAAGACTGGCGGCGGCGCTGAGCGGCCTGCTGCGCCAAGGGGAAGGCTATACGCTGTGGCTGGAAGCCGAGCGCAGTGATTTCATCCGTTTCAATCACGGCAAGGTGAGGCAATCCGGCCGGGTGGAACAGGCTTATCTGGATCTGCGGTTGATCCATGGCCAGCGCCAGGCGACGCAGCAGCTGTCGCTGAGCGGCGACGACGACGATCTGGCCTTGCTGGAGGCCGCGCTGCCCGAGCTGCGCGCCGCGCTGGAGCAGGTGCAGGACGATCCTTTCCTGCTGCTGAACGAGCAGCCGCAAAGCAGCGAGCGCGTGGCCGAGCACGCGCTGCCATCGGCCGAGGCCATGGTGGCGGACATCCTGGCCGCGGCTGAGGGGCATGATCTGGTGGGCATTTTGGCCTGCGGCGAGATGAGTTTCGGTTTCGCCAACCATCTGGGCCAGTTCAACTGGCAGCAGGGCGAGAGCTGGCATTTCGACTGGAGCCTGTATTCGCACGGCGACAAGGCGGTCAAGCGCAGCCAGGCGGGAACGGCCTGGGATGCGGCGGCGCTGAAACGAAGCATAGCCGAGGCCGCCGAGCAGCTGGCGCTGCTGAAGTTGCCGGTCAAAGCCTTGGCGCCGGGCGAGTACCGCGCCTATTTCACGCCCTCCGCGCTGGGCGGCCTGCTGAACATGCTGAACTGGGGCGGGGTGTCGGAAAAAGAGGTGCGCAGCAAGCGCAGCTCCCTGTTCAAGCTGGCGGAGGGCGAGGTGCAATTGTCGCCGCTGGTCAATCTGGCCGAGGCGGGCGGCGAGGGCCTGTCGCCGCTGTTCCAGAGCGAAGGCTTCATCCGGCCGGAACGGGTGGAGCTGATTGTCGAGGGCAAGCATGGCGGCAGTCTGATCAGCCCGCGCAGCGCGCGCGAGTTCGGTCTGACGCCCAATGCCGGCAATATGGAGTTCTCCGAGTCCATGCAGCTGGCGGCCGGCGAACTGCCAAGCGACGAGGCCTTGCAGGCCTTGGGCACCGGCGTCTACCTGTCCAATCTGTGGTATCTGAACTTCTCCGACCGCGCCGCCTGCCGCATCACCGGCATGACGCGTTTCGCCTGCTTCTGGGTGGAGGACGGCAAGATCGTCGCGCCGCTGGGCGTGATGCGCTTCGACGATAGCCTGTTCAGCCTGCTGGGCGAGCAGCTGGAAGCCCTGACCGCGGAGCGCGAGCTGCTGGTGGATGCCGGCAGCTATGGCGGCCGCGCCACCATGAGCAAGCTGCTGCCCGGCGCCTTGGTCAGGGCCTTGAAGTTCAGTCTCTAA
- a CDS encoding aminoacyl-histidine dipeptidase, which translates to MTDIAQLEPKAVWEHFQTLCDIPRPSKHEEQVRDYMKGWAELRGLETIVDQVGNLIIRKPATPGYEDRAGVVLQGHLDMVCQANSGTEHDFFKDPIRPVLKDGWLIAENTTLGADNGIGVALGMAVLSGDDVAHGPVEVLLTLDEEAGMGGALGLETGLLQGQYLINIDTEEWGEFYMGCAGGVDVNVSREYAVESVPAGFQTASLTIKGLKGGHSGADIHLGRGNANKLLIRLIRELEAETELRLASLKGGTARNALSREAFAVVAYPAADAAKVAAKLDAFQALMRFELAGVDEGVVVLSEAAAANGVLARADQAAILAALHAAPHGVKRMSQRVEGVVETSNNLGVVTIADGKVFANLMVRSLLDSGTWMLAREVESLFKLAAFKVEMEGGYPGWAPNPQSKLLALFKDVYRQEFGGEAAVQVIHAGLECGILGSKYPNLDMVSFGPNIRGAHAPGERVEVESVGKAWQLLQAVLKAIPKR; encoded by the coding sequence GTGACCGATATCGCCCAACTCGAACCCAAAGCCGTCTGGGAACACTTCCAAACCCTGTGCGACATTCCGCGCCCGTCCAAGCACGAAGAGCAGGTGCGCGACTACATGAAAGGCTGGGCGGAACTGCGCGGCCTGGAAACCATCGTGGATCAGGTGGGCAACCTGATCATCCGCAAGCCGGCCACCCCGGGCTATGAGGACCGCGCCGGCGTGGTGCTGCAAGGCCACCTGGACATGGTGTGCCAGGCCAATAGCGGCACCGAGCACGATTTCTTCAAGGACCCGATCCGTCCGGTGCTGAAGGATGGCTGGCTGATCGCCGAAAACACCACCCTGGGCGCCGACAACGGCATCGGCGTGGCGCTGGGCATGGCGGTGCTGTCCGGCGACGACGTCGCCCACGGCCCGGTGGAAGTGTTGCTGACGCTGGACGAAGAGGCCGGCATGGGCGGCGCGCTGGGTCTGGAAACCGGCCTGCTGCAAGGCCAGTACCTGATCAATATCGACACCGAAGAGTGGGGCGAGTTCTACATGGGCTGCGCCGGCGGCGTCGATGTCAACGTCAGCCGCGAATACGCGGTGGAGTCGGTTCCGGCCGGCTTCCAGACCGCCAGCCTGACCATCAAGGGCCTGAAAGGCGGCCACTCCGGCGCCGACATCCACCTGGGCCGCGGCAATGCCAACAAGCTGCTGATCCGCCTGATCCGCGAGCTGGAAGCGGAGACCGAGCTGCGCCTGGCCAGCCTGAAGGGCGGCACCGCGCGCAACGCGCTGTCGCGCGAAGCCTTTGCCGTGGTGGCCTATCCAGCCGCCGACGCCGCCAAGGTAGCCGCCAAGTTGGACGCGTTCCAGGCGCTGATGCGCTTCGAGCTGGCCGGCGTGGACGAGGGCGTGGTGGTGCTGTCCGAGGCCGCCGCCGCGAATGGCGTGCTGGCCCGCGCCGATCAAGCCGCCATCCTGGCCGCCCTGCACGCCGCGCCGCACGGCGTGAAGCGCATGAGCCAGCGCGTGGAAGGCGTGGTGGAAACCTCGAACAATCTGGGTGTGGTAACCATTGCGGACGGCAAGGTGTTCGCCAACCTGATGGTGCGTTCGTTGCTGGATTCCGGCACCTGGATGCTGGCGCGCGAAGTGGAGAGCCTGTTCAAGCTGGCCGCGTTCAAGGTGGAGATGGAAGGCGGCTATCCGGGCTGGGCGCCGAATCCGCAGTCCAAGCTGCTGGCGCTGTTCAAGGACGTATACCGCCAGGAGTTCGGCGGCGAGGCCGCGGTGCAAGTGATCCACGCCGGCCTGGAGTGCGGCATCCTGGGCTCCAAGTACCCGAATCTGGACATGGTGTCCTTCGGCCCCAATATCCGCGGCGCGCACGCCCCGGGCGAGCGCGTGGAAGTGGAATCGGTCGGCAAGGCCTGGCAGTTGCTGCAGGCGGTGCTGAAGGCGATCCCCAAGCGCTGA
- a CDS encoding potassium channel family protein, with protein MQASLPLPSLGTRLQLHAGTALSLGSAALITGLWRGLDLPGALPRQGEQWLALALFFLPIYRTVRHILQRPRQRQLGDLIGLYLGLVIQFAVVYYLFALLLPHGKVFHGMTPLYDDAGGFLPDFYGKAALLFLDCFHLSIATAATVGYGDMYPTDWLTRLLADLQIVFTSALVIVGFGRHFSGQAAKHDSQ; from the coding sequence ATGCAGGCCTCGCTGCCGCTTCCCAGCCTGGGCACCCGCCTGCAACTGCACGCGGGCACGGCGCTGTCGCTGGGCAGCGCCGCGCTGATCACCGGGCTGTGGCGCGGTCTGGACCTGCCCGGCGCGCTGCCGCGCCAGGGTGAGCAATGGCTGGCCCTGGCGCTGTTTTTCCTGCCCATCTACCGCACCGTTCGCCACATCCTGCAGCGGCCGCGGCAACGCCAGCTGGGCGATCTGATAGGCCTCTACCTGGGCCTGGTGATCCAATTCGCCGTAGTCTACTACCTGTTCGCATTGCTGCTGCCTCACGGCAAAGTCTTCCACGGCATGACGCCGCTGTATGACGATGCCGGCGGCTTTCTGCCCGACTTCTACGGCAAAGCCGCGCTGCTGTTCCTGGACTGCTTTCACCTGTCCATCGCCACCGCCGCCACCGTGGGCTATGGCGACATGTACCCGACGGACTGGCTCACCCGCTTGCTGGCGGACCTGCAAATCGTCTTCACCAGCGCGCTGGTGATCGTGGGCTTTGGCCGGCATTTTTCCGGCCAGGCCGCCAAGCACGACTCGCAGTAA
- the dxs gene encoding 1-deoxy-D-xylulose-5-phosphate synthase, producing the protein MYSLLETINSPADLRQLNRAQLPQLARELREFLVESVSKTGGHFASNLGSIELTIALHYVFDTPHDRLVWDVGHQTYPHKILTGRREQMGSMRQFGGLAGFPKREESPYDTFGVGHSSTSIGAALGMAVAAKTLGVERKSVAIIGDGAMTAGQAFEALNNAGAMDTDLLVILNDNDMSISPNVGALNNYLAKLMSGRFYAAMREGSSKVLGIAPPLKEIASKMEEHVKGFFTPGTLFEEFGFNYIGPIDGHDVDVLVDTLKNIKSLKGPQFLHIVTKKGQGYKLAENDPVKYHGVTKFDPANGLASGKGGAGKPQYTQVFGDWLCDMAKLDKRLVGITPAMREGSGMVRFEKEHPDRYYDVAIAEQHAVTFAGGMACDGLKPVVAIYSTFLQRGYDQLIHDVALQNLPVMFAIDRAGLVGADGPTHAGAFDLSYLRCVPNMMVMAPSDENECRQLLYTAFQHNGPSAVRYPRGTGPGVEIQQQMTALPIGKGALRRQGKKIAILAFGSMVHPALAAAEALDASVADMRFVKPLDTELLRQLAESHELIVTVEENVVMGGAGSACLEALQAMRLSVPALQLGLPDDYVEHGDPALLLKNCGLDAAGIEASIRERLAG; encoded by the coding sequence ATGTATTCTCTGCTTGAAACCATCAACAGCCCCGCCGACCTGCGGCAGCTGAATCGCGCCCAGCTGCCGCAACTGGCGCGCGAGCTGCGCGAGTTCCTGGTGGAGTCGGTCAGCAAGACCGGCGGCCACTTCGCGTCCAATCTGGGCAGCATAGAGCTGACCATCGCCCTGCACTATGTGTTCGACACCCCGCATGACCGACTGGTGTGGGACGTGGGCCACCAGACCTACCCGCACAAAATCCTGACCGGCCGCCGCGAGCAAATGGGCTCCATGCGCCAGTTCGGCGGGCTGGCCGGCTTCCCCAAGCGCGAAGAATCGCCTTACGACACCTTCGGCGTCGGCCACTCCTCCACCTCCATCGGCGCCGCGCTGGGCATGGCGGTGGCAGCCAAGACCCTGGGCGTGGAGCGCAAGAGCGTCGCCATCATCGGCGACGGCGCGATGACCGCCGGCCAAGCCTTCGAGGCGCTGAACAACGCCGGCGCGATGGACACCGACCTGCTGGTCATCCTCAACGACAACGACATGTCGATCTCGCCCAACGTCGGCGCGTTGAACAACTACCTGGCCAAGCTGATGTCCGGCCGCTTCTACGCGGCCATGCGCGAAGGCTCCAGCAAGGTGCTGGGCATCGCCCCGCCATTGAAGGAAATCGCCAGCAAGATGGAGGAGCACGTCAAGGGCTTCTTCACGCCGGGCACGCTGTTCGAGGAATTCGGCTTCAACTACATCGGGCCGATTGACGGCCACGATGTGGACGTGCTGGTGGACACGCTGAAGAACATCAAGAGCCTGAAGGGTCCGCAGTTCCTGCACATCGTCACCAAGAAGGGCCAGGGCTACAAGCTGGCCGAGAACGACCCGGTCAAATACCACGGCGTCACCAAGTTCGACCCCGCCAACGGCCTGGCCAGCGGCAAGGGCGGCGCGGGCAAGCCGCAGTACACCCAGGTGTTCGGCGACTGGTTGTGCGACATGGCCAAGCTGGACAAACGGTTGGTGGGCATCACGCCGGCCATGCGCGAAGGCTCCGGCATGGTGCGCTTCGAAAAAGAGCACCCGGACCGCTACTACGACGTGGCCATCGCCGAACAGCACGCGGTGACCTTCGCCGGCGGCATGGCCTGCGATGGCCTGAAACCCGTGGTGGCGATCTACTCCACCTTCCTGCAGCGCGGCTACGACCAGCTGATCCACGACGTGGCGCTGCAGAATCTGCCGGTGATGTTCGCCATTGACCGCGCCGGCCTGGTGGGCGCCGATGGCCCGACCCATGCCGGCGCCTTCGACCTCAGCTATCTGCGCTGCGTGCCCAATATGATGGTGATGGCGCCGTCGGATGAAAACGAATGCCGCCAGCTGCTGTACACCGCCTTCCAGCACAACGGCCCCAGCGCGGTGCGCTACCCGCGCGGCACCGGCCCCGGCGTGGAAATCCAGCAGCAGATGACGGCCCTGCCCATCGGCAAGGGCGCGCTGCGCCGCCAAGGCAAGAAAATCGCCATCCTGGCCTTTGGCAGCATGGTGCACCCTGCCCTGGCCGCCGCCGAGGCGCTGGACGCGTCCGTCGCCGACATGCGCTTCGTCAAGCCGCTGGACACGGAGCTGCTGCGCCAATTGGCCGAAAGCCATGAGCTGATCGTCACCGTGGAGGAAAACGTGGTGATGGGCGGCGCCGGTTCGGCCTGTCTCGAGGCGCTGCAGGCCATGCGTCTCAGCGTGCCCGCGCTGCAGCTGGGCCTGCCCGACGACTACGTCGAGCATGGCGACCCGGCGCTGCTGCTGAAGAACTGCGGCCTGGACGCCGCCGGCATCGAAGCCAGCATCCGCGAGCGGCTGGCCGGCTAG
- a CDS encoding polyprenyl synthetase family protein, whose amino-acid sequence MANETFIGWMTAIQQYMETALERLLPSADCAPQKLHEAMRYATLEGGKRVRPLLVFAAGELVGASQENLARVGAALEMIHAYSLVHDDMPCMDDDVLRRGKPTCHVAYDDATALLVGDALQTRAFELIAQPLPGIAPASQLEMVRSLAHASGHAGMAGGQAIDLASVGLPLTLPELEFMHMLKTGALIRAAVMMGAMAGRELSAEEKEALDVFAKRVGLAFQVVDDILDCEADTATLGKTAGKDAAHDKPTYVSLLGLAEAKRMAKDLHDQAFAALQGFGPQAERLKQLADYIVARSF is encoded by the coding sequence ATGGCCAATGAAACCTTCATCGGCTGGATGACTGCCATCCAGCAATACATGGAAACCGCGCTGGAGAGGCTGCTGCCCTCCGCCGATTGCGCGCCGCAAAAACTGCACGAAGCCATGCGCTACGCCACGTTGGAAGGCGGCAAGCGCGTGCGGCCGCTGCTGGTCTTCGCCGCCGGCGAACTGGTGGGCGCATCGCAGGAGAATCTGGCCCGCGTCGGCGCGGCGCTGGAAATGATCCACGCCTACTCGCTGGTGCACGACGACATGCCGTGCATGGACGACGACGTGCTGCGCCGCGGCAAGCCCACCTGCCACGTGGCGTATGACGACGCCACCGCGCTCTTGGTGGGCGACGCGCTGCAAACCCGCGCCTTTGAGCTGATTGCCCAGCCCCTGCCCGGCATCGCGCCGGCCAGCCAGCTGGAAATGGTGCGCTCCTTAGCCCACGCTTCCGGCCACGCCGGCATGGCGGGCGGCCAGGCGATAGACCTGGCCAGCGTCGGCCTGCCGCTGACGCTGCCCGAGCTGGAGTTCATGCACATGCTGAAAACCGGCGCGCTGATCCGCGCGGCGGTGATGATGGGCGCCATGGCCGGCCGCGAGCTGAGCGCGGAAGAAAAGGAGGCGCTGGACGTCTTCGCCAAGCGCGTGGGCTTGGCCTTCCAGGTGGTGGACGACATCCTCGATTGCGAGGCCGACACCGCCACGCTGGGCAAGACCGCCGGCAAGGACGCCGCCCACGACAAGCCCACCTACGTCAGCCTGCTGGGCCTCGCCGAGGCCAAGCGCATGGCGAAGGACTTGCACGACCAGGCGTTCGCCGCGCTGCAGGGCTTCGGCCCGCAGGCGGAGCGCCTGAAGCAACTGGCCGACTACATCGTCGCCCGCTCGTTTTGA
- a CDS encoding exodeoxyribonuclease VII small subunit — MAKAAKAPASFESALAQLEDIIQAMDSGDMPLETALASYKQGTELIKFCQGKLTDAEQQLKVLENNELKALDLPNGQ, encoded by the coding sequence ATGGCAAAAGCCGCCAAAGCTCCGGCCAGTTTCGAGAGCGCGCTAGCCCAGCTGGAGGACATCATCCAGGCGATGGACAGCGGCGACATGCCGCTGGAAACAGCCCTTGCCTCCTACAAGCAAGGCACCGAATTGATTAAGTTCTGCCAGGGCAAGCTGACCGACGCGGAGCAGCAGTTGAAAGTCCTGGAAAACAACGAACTGAAGGCGCTGGATCTGCCCAATGGCCAATGA
- a CDS encoding SDR family oxidoreductase has protein sequence MTVQKRSILITGCSSGIGYHTAKLFHEKGWRVFATCRREADVTRLRAEGFDSLRLDVDDTASIQSALQDVLAQTGGRLDALFNNAGFGQPGAVEDITRQAMREQFETNLFGPWELTNAVMKTMRAQGHGRIVFNSSILGFAAMRWRGAYNASKFAMEGLCDTLRHELHGTDIHVSLVEPGPIESRFRPNALQKFLQNVDIEGSAHRDNYQKQLERLKKEGHAAPFTLPASAVAEAVWQAATSRRPRARYRVTFPTKLYWALKRVLPQNLFDRACRAAT, from the coding sequence ATGACCGTCCAGAAGCGCTCCATATTGATCACCGGCTGCTCCAGCGGCATCGGCTACCATACCGCCAAACTTTTCCATGAGAAGGGCTGGCGGGTGTTCGCCACTTGCCGCCGGGAGGCGGATGTGACGCGGCTGCGGGCGGAGGGCTTCGACAGCTTGCGCCTGGATGTGGACGATACGGCATCCATCCAGTCCGCGCTGCAAGACGTGCTGGCGCAGACCGGCGGCCGGCTGGACGCGCTGTTCAACAATGCCGGCTTCGGCCAGCCCGGAGCGGTGGAGGATATTACGCGCCAGGCCATGCGCGAGCAGTTCGAGACCAATCTGTTCGGCCCCTGGGAGCTGACCAACGCCGTGATGAAGACCATGCGCGCGCAGGGCCACGGCCGCATCGTGTTCAATAGCTCCATCCTCGGTTTCGCCGCCATGCGCTGGCGCGGCGCCTACAACGCCAGCAAGTTCGCCATGGAAGGCCTGTGCGATACCTTGCGCCATGAGCTGCACGGCACGGACATTCATGTGTCGCTGGTGGAGCCGGGACCGATAGAAAGCCGCTTCCGGCCCAACGCCTTGCAGAAATTCCTGCAGAACGTGGACATCGAAGGCAGCGCGCACCGCGACAATTACCAGAAACAGCTGGAAAGGCTGAAGAAAGAAGGCCACGCCGCGCCGTTCACCCTGCCTGCCAGCGCAGTGGCGGAGGCCGTCTGGCAAGCCGCGACCAGCCGACGGCCGCGGGCGCGTTACCGCGTGACGTTTCCCACCAAACTGTATTGGGCCCTCAAGCGAGTGCTGCCGCAAAACTTGTTCGACCGAGCATGCCGCGCCGCAACATGA